From the genome of bacterium, one region includes:
- a CDS encoding carboxypeptidase M32, producing MAQDIQKTYAELTREFKQYSVLGSISGMLSWDMQVNMPPKGAEKRADQLALISGLAHERLTAARIGEMLEQLKGANGRLNEAEAANVREMARDYDRATRVPQELVEELSRQESIAHEVWARAREKADYGMFAPELEKLVGLSKKLAEAYGYQGTPLNALIESFEPGATVESLTKLFNEVKAVTVPLTERVIGSKVKAKFEFEKSRFAAEKQKAFGESLIEKIGFDKQAGRLDTSIHPFCSGGLGDVRLTTRYNEHAPQQAIFGIIHETGHGLYEQGVAPGTYGTPLSEALSYGVHESQSRMWENYIGRSLPFWIHFYPHLKHHFENELKGMSAEDWVLAVNHVERSLVRVEADELTYDLHIILRFEIERDLFAGTISVSDLPTVWNKKIQDYLGITPPNDGKEGVLQDVHWSGGAFGYFPSYSVGNIIAGQLWKKMNADMPDMTNQIERGNFAEILAWLRENVHRHGRRYSREDLLKLATGKPLGTADYLSYLTEKFSSLYRL from the coding sequence ATGGCACAGGATATTCAGAAGACATACGCCGAGCTGACCCGGGAATTCAAGCAGTATAGCGTCCTGGGGAGTATCAGTGGGATGCTCAGTTGGGACATGCAGGTCAACATGCCGCCCAAGGGCGCGGAGAAGCGGGCCGATCAGTTGGCGTTGATCAGCGGACTGGCGCATGAACGGTTGACTGCGGCGCGCATCGGTGAGATGCTCGAACAGCTCAAGGGGGCCAATGGCAGATTGAACGAGGCCGAGGCGGCCAATGTGCGCGAGATGGCGCGCGACTACGACCGGGCGACGCGCGTGCCGCAGGAGCTGGTCGAGGAACTTTCGCGGCAGGAGTCCATCGCGCACGAAGTTTGGGCGCGTGCACGGGAGAAGGCCGACTATGGGATGTTCGCACCGGAGCTTGAGAAGCTGGTCGGACTGTCGAAGAAGTTGGCCGAGGCCTACGGCTACCAAGGGACGCCGCTGAATGCGTTGATCGAGAGCTTTGAGCCGGGCGCCACGGTGGAAAGTTTGACCAAATTGTTTAACGAGGTGAAAGCGGTGACGGTGCCGCTGACGGAACGCGTGATCGGGTCGAAAGTCAAGGCCAAGTTTGAGTTTGAAAAGAGCCGATTTGCGGCTGAGAAACAAAAAGCATTTGGTGAAAGTCTGATTGAAAAGATCGGCTTCGACAAGCAGGCCGGTCGGCTCGATACCTCGATTCACCCCTTCTGCTCCGGCGGCCTGGGCGACGTGCGGCTGACCACTCGCTATAACGAGCATGCGCCGCAACAGGCGATCTTCGGAATCATTCACGAGACAGGTCATGGTCTATACGAACAGGGGGTTGCGCCGGGGACTTACGGCACGCCGCTGTCTGAGGCGTTAAGCTATGGCGTACACGAGTCGCAGAGCCGGATGTGGGAGAACTATATCGGGCGCAGCCTGCCCTTCTGGATTCACTTCTATCCGCACCTGAAACATCATTTCGAGAACGAATTGAAGGGGATGTCGGCGGAGGACTGGGTGCTGGCGGTCAACCACGTCGAGCGCAGTCTGGTGCGCGTGGAGGCCGACGAATTGACTTACGATCTACATATCATTCTGCGTTTTGAAATCGAGCGCGATCTGTTTGCCGGAACGATTTCGGTGTCCGATCTGCCGACGGTGTGGAATAAGAAGATTCAGGATTATCTGGGCATCACGCCGCCCAACGATGGCAAAGAAGGCGTGCTGCAGGACGTGCATTGGAGCGGCGGCGCGTTCGGCTATTTCCCGTCGTACAGCGTCGGGAACATTATCGCCGGACAGTTGTGGAAGAAGATGAACGCCGATATGCCCGACATGACGAATCAGATCGAGCGCGGCAATTTCGCGGAGATATTGGCGTGGCTGCGCGAAAACGTGCATCGCCACGGGCGGCGCTACTCCCGCGAAGATTTGCTCAAATTGGCGACGGGCAAGCCGCTTGGTACCGCCGACTATCTCAGCTACTTGACGGAGAAATTCTCCTCACTTTACCGTTTGTAG